One Actinomadura viridis genomic region harbors:
- a CDS encoding TetR/AcrR family transcriptional regulator, protein MPARGDHDARRRDVSEAVWQVLAERGFTGLTLRAVAAEMGATTGLLTHYFPSKKALVAYALDIADERTAGRALRRPGGGGLGDLRGALLDVLPLTPEATAMNRVWVGSWDGSLADPGLYARETRRYENWRSRLRPHVTTAVERGELPSGTDVDAVVATAAAFTHGLVLQALFDPERFPPERQTELLDGFLRTLQ, encoded by the coding sequence GTGCCCGCACGAGGTGATCACGACGCCCGGCGCCGCGACGTGTCCGAGGCGGTCTGGCAGGTCCTCGCCGAACGCGGCTTCACGGGCCTGACCCTGCGTGCCGTGGCCGCCGAGATGGGCGCCACCACCGGCCTGCTCACCCACTACTTCCCCAGCAAGAAGGCCCTGGTCGCGTACGCGCTCGACATCGCCGACGAGCGCACCGCCGGACGGGCCCTCCGGCGGCCGGGCGGCGGCGGGCTGGGCGACCTGCGCGGCGCGCTGCTGGACGTCCTCCCGCTGACCCCCGAGGCGACCGCGATGAACCGCGTCTGGGTCGGTTCCTGGGACGGCTCGCTCGCCGACCCCGGCCTCTATGCCCGCGAGACGCGCCGGTACGAGAACTGGCGGAGCCGCCTCCGCCCGCACGTGACCACGGCGGTCGAACGGGGCGAGCTGCCGTCCGGCACCGACGTGGACGCGGTCGTCGCCACCGCCGCCGCGTTCACCCACGGCCTGGTCCTCCAGGCCCTCTTCGACCCCGAGCGCTTCCCGCCGGAACGCCAGACCGAGTTGCTGGACGGATTCCTCCGCACCCTCCAGTAG
- a CDS encoding GNAT family N-acetyltransferase — translation MFASPLAEDAEIRPLEPWQAEEFAEHVVRVRADISPWIPWAATITDASSAREFLEMYARRQAADQGRLYGIWIDGVLQGGTVFRTFDPVMLNCEIGVWMGAAGQGRGLVTRAARQMIDWAFGVRGMARVEWHCDPENARSVAAAERLGLTCEGTLREAFVMNGERRGVQIWSLLADEWRAA, via the coding sequence ATGTTCGCGTCACCGCTGGCCGAGGACGCCGAGATCCGTCCGCTGGAGCCGTGGCAGGCGGAGGAGTTCGCCGAGCACGTGGTGCGGGTGCGCGCGGACATCTCGCCCTGGATCCCGTGGGCGGCCACCATCACCGACGCCTCTTCCGCCCGGGAGTTCCTGGAGATGTACGCCCGCAGGCAGGCCGCCGACCAGGGCCGGCTGTACGGGATCTGGATCGACGGGGTGCTCCAGGGCGGGACCGTGTTCCGCACGTTCGACCCCGTGATGCTCAACTGCGAGATCGGGGTCTGGATGGGGGCGGCCGGGCAGGGCCGCGGCCTGGTGACGCGGGCCGCCCGGCAGATGATCGACTGGGCGTTCGGCGTGCGCGGCATGGCCCGGGTGGAGTGGCACTGCGATCCGGAGAACGCGCGCAGTGTCGCGGCGGCCGAGCGTCTGGGCCTGACGTGCGAGGGGACGCTGCGCGAGGCGTTCGTCATGAACGGCGAGCGCCGCGGCGTGCAGATCTGGTCCCTGCTCGCGGACGAGTGGCGAGCTGCCTAG
- a CDS encoding Tm-1-like ATP-binding domain-containing protein, whose protein sequence is MPVVVLIGMLDARGLEHAWIRDRLKTSGAEAILVDTGVRDVPRVTPDITREEVRRAAGADPADRTRRDGAAATMARGAAEIARRLHRAGRIHGVLALGGGSATAAALAALPPGVPKLVISGLASGDAMPPAGGSDIALMYAAEPVSARVLAGAADAIAGMAAGAVAGRASGGASGGDRPGADPGTAGPLVGATLASGTAPGVHAARELLGILGYEVAVFRATAAGRRSYEAMAAGGTLAAALDATLADLSIDLPGGLITEPPTRPPTGLPGRLEGAARSGIPQVVSLGGLDVARFAAAVPLPARRARVRDRAGVLVRPTPAESADLGRRVAARLREAAAPAALFVPLRGLSTLSAPGGPLHDPASDAALFAAVREGLSGSAVAIHEMDTHFNDPAFGRAMADRLHTILSGFRVHAVS, encoded by the coding sequence ATGCCTGTTGTCGTGCTGATCGGAATGCTGGACGCCCGCGGCCTCGAACACGCATGGATACGCGACCGGCTCAAAACCTCGGGGGCCGAGGCGATCCTGGTCGACACCGGCGTCCGGGACGTCCCTCGGGTGACCCCCGACATCACGCGCGAGGAGGTCCGCCGGGCGGCCGGCGCGGACCCGGCGGACCGCACCCGCCGGGACGGCGCGGCGGCCACCATGGCCAGGGGCGCGGCCGAGATCGCGCGCCGCCTGCACCGGGCCGGACGGATCCACGGGGTGCTCGCGCTCGGGGGCGGCTCCGCGACCGCCGCCGCGCTGGCCGCGCTGCCGCCGGGCGTGCCCAAGCTCGTGATCAGCGGCCTGGCCTCGGGCGACGCCATGCCCCCCGCCGGCGGGTCCGACATCGCCCTCATGTACGCCGCCGAACCGGTCTCCGCCCGGGTGCTGGCCGGCGCCGCCGACGCGATCGCCGGGATGGCCGCGGGCGCCGTGGCGGGCCGGGCGTCCGGCGGCGCGTCCGGCGGCGACCGGCCCGGCGCGGACCCCGGCACCGCCGGGCCTCTGGTCGGCGCCACGCTGGCGAGCGGCACCGCCCCGGGCGTGCACGCCGCCCGCGAGCTCCTCGGCATCCTCGGGTACGAGGTCGCGGTGTTCCGCGCCACCGCCGCCGGGCGCCGCTCGTACGAGGCGATGGCCGCCGGCGGCACGCTCGCCGCCGCGCTCGACGCGACCCTGGCCGACCTGTCCATCGACCTGCCCGGCGGCCTGATCACCGAGCCGCCCACCCGGCCGCCCACCGGCCTGCCCGGCCGCCTGGAAGGCGCCGCCCGGTCGGGAATCCCGCAGGTCGTGAGCCTGGGCGGGCTCGACGTCGCCAGGTTCGCCGCCGCCGTCCCGCTCCCCGCGCGCCGGGCCCGCGTCCGCGACCGGGCGGGCGTCCTGGTCCGCCCCACCCCGGCCGAGTCCGCCGACCTCGGCCGGCGGGTCGCGGCCCGGCTGCGCGAGGCCGCCGCCCCCGCCGCGCTGTTCGTCCCGCTGCGCGGCCTGTCGACCCTGAGCGCGCCCGGCGGCCCGCTGCACGACCCCGCCTCCGACGCCGCGCTGTTCGCCGCCGTACGCGAGGGCCTTTCCGGATCCGCGGTCGCGATCCACGAGATGGACACCCACTTCAACGACCCCGCGTTCGGCCGCGCCATGGCCGACCGGCTGCACACCATCCTCAGCGGATTCCGCGTGCACGCCGTTTCCTGA
- a CDS encoding TSUP family transporter codes for MDVELVLLLVAALGAGWVDAVVGGGGLIQLPALMLLNPGAPVASALATNKLASIAGTSSAAVAYLRKAKPDLPVALPGAGLAVAFSAVGALGATAISSDVLKPVIMVVLLTVAAVVVLRPDLGRTPALVLRTRRRTAAAVLVPGVVIAFYDGLVGPGTGTFLVITFTTLLGTDFVNASANAKIINTATNLGALVVFAAQGQVLWALGLAMAVCNIVGAQLGARMAINRGAGFVRAVLLCVVAALVLKLGYEQFA; via the coding sequence TTGGACGTGGAGCTGGTGCTCCTGCTGGTCGCCGCGCTCGGCGCGGGCTGGGTCGACGCGGTGGTCGGAGGCGGCGGGCTCATCCAGCTCCCCGCCCTGATGCTGCTGAATCCCGGCGCGCCGGTGGCGAGCGCGCTGGCCACCAACAAGCTCGCCTCGATCGCGGGCACCTCGTCGGCCGCGGTGGCGTACCTGCGCAAGGCCAAACCCGACCTGCCCGTCGCGCTGCCGGGCGCGGGCCTGGCCGTGGCCTTCTCGGCGGTCGGGGCCCTGGGCGCGACAGCGATCTCCTCGGACGTGCTCAAGCCGGTCATCATGGTCGTCCTGCTGACCGTGGCGGCCGTCGTGGTCCTGCGGCCCGACCTGGGCCGGACCCCGGCGCTGGTGCTGCGCACCCGGCGCCGGACCGCCGCCGCCGTGCTGGTCCCCGGAGTGGTGATCGCCTTCTATGACGGGCTGGTGGGGCCGGGCACCGGAACGTTCCTGGTGATCACCTTCACCACCCTGCTGGGCACCGACTTCGTCAACGCCTCCGCCAATGCCAAGATCATCAACACCGCCACCAATCTGGGCGCGCTGGTGGTGTTCGCCGCCCAGGGGCAGGTGCTGTGGGCGCTCGGGCTGGCCATGGCGGTCTGCAACATCGTCGGCGCCCAGCTGGGCGCCAGGATGGCGATCAACCGCGGCGCCGGGTTCGTCCGGGCGGTCCTGCTCTGCGTGGTGGCCGCGCTGGTCCTCAAACTCGGGTACGAGCAGTTCGCCTGA
- a CDS encoding glycoside hydrolase family 15 protein — translation MAVDRIGSPRAAVPSPRTAAPLRTAAPPHGDTLRRVRRTAGLLLVAALVGTCGATFPDRGVPAQVSPGMVGGGGWPFTGVPVPADAAEGASYIPGSSVLLLRDGRVRLVPLGTSTAITVDASDPRVAAAVRSDSAWLAGGTVPDGGAAVPDGTRRVYRGMAERALLDLRLLTRPNGASQASWYGAWRYSWPRDSAFTAVAFAVTGHEAEAERVLRFLARVQNENGLWAARYHTDGTEVADGRDPQLDSLGWVLWASWLFRERSPASAAANELWPMVVRAADHLAGSLDVEGLPPPSSDYWERKPGTEEDPRRPTLGVVGPVLAGLRSASAFAHGAGHTDKASHWQDAARRLSDAVTRQFTPYGYPRSPIRNGLMDTSVTFVAPPFAPADPGVTAAVAEGFRRTSLPNGGVLPGERWSGSPDVAWTPEMALFALTAATSGRTDEALERLDWLAEHRTSLGVLPEKVDAEGQPASVAPLGWTASLVLLALAALEDPLPIPPAR, via the coding sequence GTGGCCGTAGATCGGATCGGGTCGCCCAGAGCGGCCGTACCGTCGCCGAGAACGGCCGCGCCGCTGAGAACGGCCGCGCCGCCGCACGGGGACACGCTGCGGAGGGTCCGGCGCACCGCCGGGCTGCTCCTGGTCGCCGCCCTCGTCGGCACCTGCGGCGCCACGTTCCCCGACCGGGGGGTGCCGGCCCAGGTCAGCCCCGGGATGGTGGGCGGCGGAGGCTGGCCGTTCACCGGGGTGCCGGTCCCCGCGGACGCGGCGGAGGGCGCGTCCTACATCCCGGGCAGTTCGGTCCTGCTGCTCCGGGACGGCCGGGTCCGGCTCGTCCCGTTAGGCACCAGCACGGCGATCACCGTGGACGCGTCCGATCCCCGGGTGGCGGCGGCGGTGCGCTCCGACAGCGCGTGGCTGGCCGGCGGGACCGTCCCCGACGGCGGCGCCGCCGTCCCGGACGGGACCCGGCGCGTCTACCGCGGGATGGCCGAACGGGCGCTGCTGGACCTGCGCCTGCTCACCCGGCCCAACGGCGCGTCGCAGGCCTCCTGGTACGGCGCGTGGCGGTACTCGTGGCCGCGCGACTCGGCGTTCACCGCCGTGGCGTTCGCCGTGACCGGTCACGAAGCCGAGGCGGAGCGGGTGCTGCGCTTCCTCGCCCGCGTGCAGAACGAGAACGGGCTGTGGGCGGCCCGCTACCACACCGACGGCACCGAGGTGGCCGACGGCCGGGACCCGCAGCTCGACTCCCTGGGGTGGGTGCTGTGGGCGAGCTGGCTGTTCCGCGAGCGGTCCCCGGCCTCGGCGGCGGCGAACGAGCTGTGGCCGATGGTGGTGCGGGCCGCCGACCATCTCGCCGGGTCCCTGGACGTGGAGGGGCTGCCCCCGCCGTCCTCCGACTACTGGGAGCGCAAGCCCGGAACCGAGGAGGACCCCCGCCGGCCCACGCTGGGCGTCGTGGGTCCCGTCCTGGCGGGGCTGCGCTCGGCGTCCGCGTTCGCCCACGGGGCCGGCCACACGGACAAGGCGTCGCACTGGCAGGACGCGGCGCGGCGGCTTTCCGACGCGGTCACCCGGCAGTTCACCCCCTACGGCTACCCGCGGTCCCCTATCCGGAACGGCCTGATGGACACGTCGGTGACGTTCGTCGCGCCGCCGTTCGCCCCGGCCGATCCGGGGGTGACCGCGGCCGTCGCCGAGGGCTTCCGGCGGACGAGCCTGCCGAACGGAGGCGTCCTGCCCGGGGAACGCTGGTCGGGGAGCCCCGACGTGGCCTGGACACCGGAAATGGCCCTCTTCGCTCTGACGGCCGCCACCTCGGGCCGTACCGACGAGGCCCTGGAACGCCTGGACTGGCTGGCCGAGCACCGGACCTCGCTGGGCGTCCTCCCCGAGAAGGTCGACGCCGAGGGGCAGCCCGCCTCGGTCGCCCCGCTCGGCTGGACGGCCTCGCTGGTCCTGCTCGCCCTGGCGGCCCTGGAGGACCCCCTGCCGATCCCGCCGGCACGCTGA
- the sucC gene encoding ADP-forming succinate--CoA ligase subunit beta translates to MDLFEHQAKELFAEYGVPVPTGKVAHTPQEARAIAAELFAAGSSKVVVKAQVLTGGRGKAGGVKLADTADEAEELAGRILGMDIKGHTVHKVLVEEGSAIAEEYYFSFLLDRANRTFLSICSAEGGMEIEEVAETNPDAVAKVDISAIDGVDRDKAREIAVAGRLPEKAREGAAELIERLWAVFTDEDATLVEVNPLILTAGGEVKALDGKVTLDDNAGFRQESHEALQDKAAADPLEARAKEKDLNYVKLDGSVGIIGNGAGLVMSTLDVVAYAGEEFDGQKPANFLDIGGGASAEVMANGLEIVLSDADVKSVFVNVFGGITACDAVANGIVAAYKLLDERGETVDRPLVVRLDGNNAELGRKILTDAALSGVEQVDTMDDAARRAAELAVGAGARQGAGNNSTAGA, encoded by the coding sequence GTGGACCTGTTTGAACATCAGGCGAAGGAACTCTTCGCCGAGTATGGGGTACCGGTGCCCACCGGCAAGGTCGCCCATACCCCCCAGGAAGCTCGGGCCATCGCGGCGGAACTGTTCGCCGCGGGGAGCTCGAAGGTCGTCGTCAAGGCCCAGGTCCTCACCGGGGGCCGGGGCAAGGCGGGCGGCGTGAAGCTGGCCGACACCGCCGACGAGGCGGAAGAACTCGCCGGCCGGATCCTCGGCATGGACATCAAGGGCCACACGGTCCACAAGGTCCTCGTCGAAGAGGGCAGCGCGATCGCGGAGGAGTACTACTTCTCCTTCCTGCTCGACCGCGCCAACCGCACCTTCCTGTCGATCTGCTCCGCCGAGGGCGGCATGGAGATCGAGGAGGTCGCCGAGACCAACCCCGACGCGGTCGCGAAGGTGGACATCTCCGCCATCGACGGCGTCGACCGCGACAAGGCCCGCGAGATCGCCGTCGCCGGCCGGCTCCCGGAGAAGGCCCGCGAGGGCGCCGCCGAGCTCATCGAGCGGCTCTGGGCGGTGTTCACCGACGAGGACGCCACCCTGGTCGAGGTCAACCCCCTGATCCTCACCGCCGGCGGCGAGGTCAAGGCGCTCGACGGCAAGGTGACCCTGGACGACAACGCCGGGTTCCGCCAGGAGTCGCACGAGGCCCTCCAGGACAAGGCCGCCGCCGACCCCCTGGAGGCGCGGGCCAAGGAGAAGGACCTCAACTACGTCAAGCTCGACGGCAGCGTCGGGATCATCGGCAACGGCGCCGGCCTGGTCATGTCCACCCTGGACGTGGTCGCCTACGCCGGCGAGGAGTTCGACGGGCAGAAGCCCGCCAACTTCCTCGACATCGGCGGCGGCGCGTCCGCCGAGGTCATGGCCAACGGCCTGGAGATCGTCCTGTCGGACGCCGACGTCAAGTCGGTGTTCGTCAACGTCTTCGGCGGCATCACCGCCTGCGACGCGGTCGCCAACGGCATCGTGGCCGCCTACAAGCTGCTGGACGAGCGCGGCGAGACCGTCGACCGGCCGCTGGTGGTCCGGCTGGACGGCAACAACGCCGAGCTCGGCCGCAAGATCCTCACCGACGCGGCGCTGTCCGGCGTCGAGCAGGTCGACACCATGGACGACGCGGCCCGGCGGGCTGCCGAACTCGCGGTGGGGGCGGGCGCCCGCCAGGGGGCTGGAAACAACTCGACGGCAGGTGCATAG
- the sucD gene encoding succinate--CoA ligase subunit alpha: MAIWLTEDSKIIVQGMTGSEGMKHSRRMLASGAAVVGGVNARKAGQSVDFDGTSLPVFGTVAEAMAETGADVSVVFVPPKFTKDAVVEAIDAGIPLCVVITEGIPVHDTAYFWAYAEKKGSKTRIIGPNCPGIASPGKSNAGIIPADITTPGRIGLVSKSGTLTYQMMYELRDIGFSTCVGIGGDPVIGTTHIDALRAFQDDPETDAIVMIGEIGGDAEERAAAFIEQNVTKPVVGYVAGFTAPEGKTMGHAGAIVSGSAGTAQAKKEALEKVGVRVGKTPSETARLMRDIMKNL; the protein is encoded by the coding sequence ATGGCCATCTGGCTGACGGAAGACAGCAAGATCATCGTTCAGGGCATGACCGGCTCGGAGGGCATGAAGCACTCCCGCCGGATGCTCGCCTCCGGCGCCGCCGTGGTCGGCGGCGTCAACGCCCGCAAGGCCGGGCAGAGCGTCGACTTCGACGGCACCTCCCTGCCGGTGTTCGGCACCGTCGCCGAGGCGATGGCCGAGACCGGCGCGGACGTGTCGGTGGTGTTCGTGCCGCCGAAGTTCACCAAGGACGCCGTGGTCGAGGCGATCGACGCCGGCATCCCGCTGTGCGTGGTCATCACCGAGGGCATCCCGGTGCACGACACCGCCTACTTCTGGGCGTACGCCGAGAAGAAGGGCAGCAAGACCCGGATCATCGGCCCCAACTGCCCCGGCATCGCCTCCCCGGGCAAGTCGAACGCGGGCATCATCCCGGCCGACATCACCACGCCGGGCCGGATCGGGCTGGTGTCCAAGTCGGGCACGCTGACCTACCAGATGATGTACGAGCTGCGTGACATCGGCTTCTCCACCTGCGTCGGCATCGGCGGCGACCCGGTCATCGGCACCACCCACATCGACGCGCTCCGCGCCTTCCAGGACGACCCGGAGACCGACGCGATCGTGATGATCGGGGAGATCGGCGGTGACGCGGAGGAGCGCGCCGCGGCCTTCATCGAGCAGAACGTGACCAAGCCGGTCGTCGGCTACGTCGCCGGGTTCACCGCGCCCGAGGGCAAGACCATGGGCCACGCCGGCGCCATCGTCTCCGGTTCGGCGGGCACCGCCCAGGCCAAGAAGGAGGCCCTGGAGAAGGTGGGCGTCCGGGTCGGCAAGACGCCGAGCGAGACCGCCCGCCTGATGCGCGACATCATGAAGAACCTCTGA
- a CDS encoding DUF6350 family protein codes for MNEASPGKRVQPEEPPRTAVRGGSRPLYVTGLIGALWSIGIGLAVLTTITLLGWIAAPRTALGPGLPGVFRTAVNLWLVSHHAGFTVSHGRVGFLPLGLLVLPGALLYRSGAWMVRAAGVPGRPRVGVVHVAAALAVPYAILAGGLALAAATPAVRPSAWQALLACFVVALAAGVLGAARALVAARGRRVRSGLGALLRLLPGRPRSLVVGVAGATAVLLGSGAVLVGASLALHVPQATRLYDTLAPGIVGGILLLLLELAFLPNAVIWGMAYAIGPGFSVGAGTGVSPSGVFLDFVPTFPPLAALPESGPAPLVSLVSLAAPFLAGAVGGVLTIRALPSPVNEGAPLWGFLSGALTGAVAALLSALAGGPLGGGRLATVGPSAWQVGLLATLEVGVAAALAAWLANTRALRRAAASERAASERAAAGHAAPEDGTAGHPAPEPAPSSPSAGRSGRAGRTRRRRSVPPPETAAPPAPREPAVPLAAPVPAPPPPVRKPAPYTDDPLEFEEAEPVLAPRRPPARPRGRPEPPPAPPADPAHRAEPDWDVEPEAAVDHPEPEPDLDLGPVPPDVPAPREDRTETRGGAIYVLKEDPYQD; via the coding sequence GTGAACGAAGCGAGCCCCGGAAAGCGCGTCCAGCCGGAAGAGCCGCCGCGGACCGCCGTCCGCGGCGGATCCCGTCCCCTGTACGTGACCGGCCTGATCGGCGCGCTGTGGTCGATCGGCATCGGGCTCGCCGTGCTCACCACGATCACGCTCCTCGGCTGGATCGCCGCGCCCCGCACCGCCCTGGGCCCGGGGCTGCCCGGCGTCTTCCGCACGGCGGTCAACCTCTGGCTGGTGTCCCACCACGCCGGGTTCACCGTCTCCCACGGCCGGGTGGGCTTCCTGCCGCTGGGCCTCCTCGTTCTGCCCGGGGCCCTGCTCTACCGCAGCGGCGCCTGGATGGTCCGCGCCGCCGGAGTCCCGGGCCGCCCCCGCGTCGGGGTGGTGCACGTCGCCGCCGCCCTGGCCGTCCCGTACGCGATCCTGGCCGGCGGGCTCGCGCTCGCCGCCGCCACCCCGGCGGTCCGCCCGTCGGCCTGGCAGGCGCTGCTCGCCTGCTTCGTCGTCGCGCTGGCCGCGGGCGTGCTCGGCGCGGCCCGCGCGCTGGTCGCGGCGCGCGGCCGGCGGGTCCGTTCCGGGCTCGGCGCACTGCTCCGGCTGCTGCCCGGGCGCCCGCGCTCGCTGGTGGTCGGCGTGGCCGGGGCCACCGCCGTCCTGCTCGGCTCCGGCGCCGTGCTGGTGGGAGCGTCCCTGGCCCTGCACGTCCCGCAGGCGACCCGGCTCTACGACACGCTGGCGCCCGGCATCGTCGGCGGGATCCTGCTCCTCCTCCTGGAACTCGCCTTCCTCCCCAACGCGGTCATCTGGGGCATGGCGTACGCGATCGGCCCCGGATTCTCCGTGGGCGCGGGCACCGGCGTCTCGCCCTCGGGCGTCTTCCTGGACTTCGTGCCCACGTTCCCGCCGCTGGCCGCGCTGCCCGAGTCCGGCCCGGCCCCGCTGGTCTCGCTGGTCTCGCTGGCCGCTCCGTTCCTGGCCGGTGCCGTGGGCGGCGTCCTGACGATCCGCGCCCTGCCGAGCCCGGTGAACGAGGGCGCGCCGCTGTGGGGGTTCCTGTCCGGGGCCCTGACGGGTGCCGTCGCGGCGCTGCTGAGCGCCCTCGCCGGCGGCCCGCTGGGCGGCGGCCGGCTGGCCACCGTGGGCCCGTCCGCCTGGCAGGTCGGGCTCCTGGCGACGCTGGAGGTGGGCGTCGCCGCCGCGCTGGCGGCCTGGCTGGCCAACACCCGCGCCCTGCGCCGTGCCGCCGCGTCGGAACGCGCCGCGTCCGAGCGCGCGGCGGCCGGGCACGCCGCGCCTGAGGACGGGACGGCCGGGCATCCCGCGCCCGAGCCCGCCCCGTCGTCCCCGTCCGCCGGGCGATCCGGGAGAGCCGGGAGAACCCGCCGCCGCCGGTCCGTGCCGCCTCCCGAGACCGCCGCGCCGCCCGCTCCGCGCGAACCGGCCGTGCCGCTCGCCGCGCCCGTTCCGGCGCCCCCACCGCCCGTCCGCAAGCCCGCGCCGTACACCGACGACCCGCTGGAGTTCGAGGAGGCCGAGCCCGTCCTGGCCCCTCGGAGGCCGCCCGCCCGGCCCCGGGGGCGCCCGGAGCCGCCGCCCGCACCGCCCGCGGACCCCGCGCATCGCGCGGAGCCGGACTGGGACGTTGAGCCCGAGGCGGCCGTCGACCACCCCGAACCCGAACCCGACCTCGACTTGGGGCCGGTCCCGCCCGACGTTCCCGCTCCCCGCGAGGACCGCACCGAGACCCGGGGCGGCGCCATCTACGTCCTCAAAGAAGACCCGTACCAGGACTGA